In one window of Arthrobacter pascens DNA:
- a CDS encoding alpha/beta fold hydrolase: protein MELDTLPPDEFMLEFMRLGVRPDVELPPPPEGAPPPWMAKRPAGIRAFLETFKSYDLDREKLSAFRKPVFFALGGLSNPADYGEIADRLAKVIPDFQLHMFPERHHFDPPHRIEPLKLAALLKQHWDRAEGTDRARII, encoded by the coding sequence ATGGAGCTGGACACTCTCCCTCCTGATGAGTTCATGCTGGAGTTCATGCGGCTGGGGGTGAGGCCCGACGTCGAACTTCCGCCGCCGCCCGAAGGCGCCCCGCCGCCGTGGATGGCCAAGCGGCCGGCCGGCATCAGGGCCTTCCTGGAGACTTTCAAGAGCTATGACCTGGACCGGGAGAAGCTGTCCGCTTTCCGCAAGCCAGTGTTCTTCGCCCTCGGCGGCCTGAGCAATCCGGCCGATTACGGCGAGATCGCGGACCGGCTAGCCAAGGTCATTCCGGACTTCCAACTCCACATGTTCCCTGAACGCCACCACTTCGATCCGCCGCACCGCATCGAGCCGTTGAAGCTGGCGGCGCTGCTGAAGCAGCATTGGGACCGGGCGGAAGGCACGGATCGAGCTCGGATCATCTGA